GTTGCCAACGCCTTGTTCTGGTTTGATAAGTATCATATCGACGGAATTCGGGTAGATGCCGTTGCCTCAATGCTTTACCTGAACTATTGCCGCAAAGAAGGGGAATGGTTGCCAAATCAATATGGTGGCACGGAAAATTTAGAGGCAGCAGAGTTCCTGCGGCAAACAAATCACGTTATTTTTAGTTATTTTCCTGGTATCGTCTCCATCGCGGAAGAATCTACCGCTTGGCCTATGGTATCTTGGCCTACGTATATGGGCGGATTAGGCTTTAATCTCAAGTGGAACATGGGCTGGATGCACGATATGCTGGATTACTTCAGCATGGACCCTTGGTTTCGCCAGTTCCACCAAAATAACGTCACTTTCAGCATGTGGTATCACCACAGCGAAAATTACATGTTGGCTCTATCCCACGATGAAGTCGTACATGGCAAAAGTAACATCATCGGTAAAATGCCAGGGGATAGGTGGCAGAAATTCGCCAACGTCCGCTGCTTGTTTACCTTCATGTTCGTTCACCCCGGCAAAAAAACCATGTTTATGAGCATGGAGTTTGGACAGTGGAGCGAGTGGAACGTCTGGGGTGACTTAGAGTGGCAGTTGTTGCAATATGAATCACACCAACAGCTCAAGCAGTTTTTCAAAGATCTAAACCACACATATCGCTCTGAACCAGCTTTGTACAGCCAAGATTTTGCTGAAGCGGGGTTTGAGTGGATCGATTGCAGCGACAATCGCCATAGCGTAGTTGCGTTAATTCGTCGCGCCAAAGATTCAGAGGATTTTGCGATCGCAGTTTGTAACTTTACTCCCCAACCGCACTCTCACTACAGAATTGGCGTACCCGAACCAGGGTTTTACCAAGAGTTATTTAATAGCGATTCCCGCGAGTACGGCGGTAGCAACATGGGTAACTTAGGGGGCAAATGGACGGATGAATGGCAATACCACAATCATCCCTATTCCATCGATCTGTGTTTGCCTCCCTTAGGCGTGCTGATTTTGAAGCTAAATCGGGAAAAAACAGCAGAGGCGATGAGTAAGTAAAAAGTCAAAAGTCAAAAGTCAAAAGTCAAAACTAATAACAACTAACCATCGGCGATCGCAAATGACCAATTACCAATGACGTTTAATCCAGACAATTCTCATCACTAGCAGATCGGATTGCGCCTAAGAGAGTAGCAATCTTAACACAACTCCAGCGCTGTCCGCCGCTACGAGTGGCGATCGCAATTTTTCCTAACGGACTATTTGCTTCTCCGCGATAGTTAAATTGCATTCGCCATAAATTATGAGTTGGATCGAATTCTAAAGTTGTGCCATCGGGATCGTTGACATTCACAATTGGATCGACGATGCGAACCGCTGCATCTAAGTTTTGCCAAGTTACAGCAGTCGGGTTTGTACTTGCTGGCAGAACGATCCACTGTGCTACGCCGTTATGTTCGCGAAAGCTGACTTGCCATATTACTTTATCTCGCCTAGCATTACTTTGTGCTGCCTGTAAAGAGCGCAAAATTTGGTCTTGAGCAACACTCAAACGGCGACCGTCAACAAAAGCCACCCAACTAGGAGCCGCGATCGCACTTAAAACTCCGATAATAATGACTACAACGATGAGTTCGATCAGGGTAAATCCTCGATTCCCCCTCTCTCCCCTATCCCCAATGGAGATTCCAAGAGGAACGCGATCTGTAGGGGCGCACAGCTGTGCGCCCCTGCGAAAAATCGATGGGTGTAAAATTGTCTTGGTAATTTTATTCATAACAAATTGCCGCTAAAATTTAGAGCTGGTCGTACCGCGACTTTTCACTTGTATATTTAAACTAGGAAAATAGCTAGCCTGACTGTCACTATAAACAGCATTTTGTTCCAAACGCATCAACGCACTTCCTCTTAAATAAACTTGAGCTAAATTGCGCGATGCATCTACACAGGCATAAAAACTATTTATTTGTAAAGGATTAGCAAGTTGAGTATTAGCAGGAACGAGTTGAGCATCAGAAGAAATATTTTGACAATCTAACGGTTTTGGCGTGCGATCGCTCGGACTCGGATCGACATAATCTACTAATACTTCAATCGGATTTTTTTGCAGATCGTAAGCTGTATCTGCCTTTTCCCAAGCATTCATTTTATCTTCAATACTCCCCGCCTGAGAAAGATTGAATAATTGAAAACCCGGAGCGGGATTTGTCAGATAATTACGCGAATTATGAGAATCTCTAATTCCATCTTGTATTTCGAGTCTTCCAATTCTTGCCGCTCCAGACCAAGCAGGATTATTATCTTTAATTAAGTAATAAATAACTAAAGAATAAACAAAATAATCTCTTTGACTACAGGCATCAGTTCTAGGTAACTTAGTCAAGCATCCAACAGTAGTTGTAGTTCCATCTATCGTAATAACAGGACGATCTTGAGCTAAAAAAGTAGGCTTCCAAAACACAAGTACGGGAACTTTATCTGCTTCTCTAGCATGAGGCAATTGGTCGGCGATCGCCTGCACGCCATCAGCATCATAAATATAAATAGCTTCTTGTAAATCCCTAGAAATATAATCGAGTGCCAACTGTATTTCTTGTTCGCTACTAGACTTCGCCTGTTCTCTTCGCTCAGAAGTCAACATATTCGTCATAAAAGACAACAGCGAACTCAAAACAATCGAAGAAATAACAATCGACACCAACAACTCAATCAAAGTAAAACCATTACAACCCAATCTTCTTCTCTTTTCTTTTCTTTCTTTGCGCCTCTGCGTCTTTGCGCGACAAAAATCAAAAAAATCATGACTCATAAAAATTTTTAACCTTATTATCAATAAAAATATAGCAAATCAAAAAACAGATATTTAAACTTTTGACTTTTGACTTTTGACTTTTGACTTTTGACTTTTGACTTTTGACTTTTGACCTTTGGCTCACTCACACCCAAGGCGATCGCAAAAATCATTAATACTTGATTCATTTGCAGCAATTTCTGTAGCTGTTTCAACCAATGGTGTTTTGAAATTACCCAACCCCCCCGAAAAAGTCAACTGCGTCCTTTGAGTATTAGCATCACTCGCAACCAGCGGTGACAGATCGCTAAAACCAGCAGCACGATAAACCCGAATCCCCAATATATAAGCTTTATCCATAGATCGATCCTCAGAACTGGCGCTGCGAAAAGCCTGAATCACCAAATCTTGTCCGCTATCGCTACTACAACCGCCACCATCTAAATCGAAACAATATAAACTTGATGTCGTATTATTCCAGCAATAAGAATTACCAACTGTAACATTCGTACAACGCAAACCACCAGAAGTAGAAGGAGGAGCTGTAGCAACAAATTGTTCGCGTTGAGAATTAAAATTTTTGTTACTATCGACTTCATTTAAGACAACTATATGCTGTGGTGGTGCAATCGTTCCCGCCTTAACTCCAGCAATATAGGTTTTTGTTGCTTGAGTTGCTAATTCTATTCGCCTTGCTTGCAGCCGATTACCAACAGCAAGGACAAACACAGGCGCGATCGCGGTCATCAATATTGATAGAATTGCGATCGCGATTAAAGCCTCTAGGATAGTGAAGCCTGATGAGGCGGGAGTCGTAGGGGCGCACAGGTGTGCGCCCGTACTAGAGTCGGGAGTCGGGAATTGCAAACGACTTTTGACTTTTAACTTTTGACTTTTGACTTTTGCACTAACTCGTCTTTTCTTATTCATCTCCCTTATCTCCCTTGTCCCCCTTCGCCCCCTAATCCCCACTCCCTTCGGTCGTGGGGTCCCCGAGTTCCCCCTTGTCCCCCTTGTCCCCTAATTCAAGTTTGCCGGATAATCGGGTGTATCGTTTTGACAAGTTGCCGGACGCTGAGTTTTATCTGAAATCGCATATTGAGTGTAGGTAGCTGTAACTTTACCAGTGCGATCGCTGGCTATGGCTGCACACAACAAAGTTTGTACCCAAGGATCGTCTCGACTGACTTCTCTGAGGAGTTCGCTAGGCTGGCTTGTCGATGGAGTTGTAAACTCTTGGGCAAATAAGTCTGAAGATTGGGATAGTAAGGCAACATCAAACTGCCAGTGTCGTTCTGGTTCGCTGTAATATGGTGGCGTTCCTGTCGGTAAATCGTTATTAGCGCCACCAGTGGGATATTTATTAATAGCGTAGTCAAACCAACTAAGGTTATCGGTTGCTGTAGCCAACTCAGTAGCCGTGTCGCGACGGATCGGCATAAATGGTGCTGTAGCGTAGGTACTCCGCCGCATTTGAATAAAATTACCGTCGATTTTGACGATTCTGTTTTCCCAGTTTTCTAGAAAACGGACGAAGTTAGGCAATCCTGCCGACTCTTCTTGAGGACGACTGGGACTATTACCAGCCATAAATACAGCATTAAAAGTTGTATCTTCTTCAGCTGCTTGCAACCAGTTGGTAGCGTAACGATTTGGGTTTCCTCGATCCAGGTTTTCACTGGGAGAACCATCGGGACTGTGAATTTGTAAAACTGGTACTAATAGCGGCTTACCATTAGAGATTTCTTTAATAAACAGCAGATTATTTGGACTATACGATTCGCCTTGAGTTGGATCGACAGAATTAGATGTTGTTTTAAACCATAATGCATTAGATACTTGCCGAGGCAATCCATCTGGTTTACCGTTATTATTTTCATCAACATAGCGAAACTGTTTTACATTTCCTTGAGAATCTATTCCTAAAGGAGTTAGTTGATTAGCATTGATTTGGTTATTTTGTTGTTGTTGATTATTTTGTTGTTGGTTGTTTTGTCGATCGCTCTGTTGGTTGTTCTGTTGGTTACCTGGATTACTCTGTTGATTATTTGAATTAATTTGTTGATTATTCTGTCGATCGCCTAGATTACTTTGTTGGTTGTTTGAATTAATTTGTTGATTATTCTGTCGATCGTCTAGATTACTTTGTTGGTTGTTTGAATTATTTTGTTGATTATTTTGTCGATCGTTTAAACTATTCTGCTGGTTGTTTTGTTGGTTATTTAAATTATTTTGGCGATTATTCTGGTTCCTGTTTTGATTTTGGTTTTGATTACTTAAGTTATCGTTTCGCTGAAAAGCCACTCGCCGAGGATAGCGTCTATCTTCTGGTTGTAATGCAGGTGAAGCAGTAGTACCAGCCCCAAGTCGATCGGGTTTGTATCCTCCATTTGGTGGACTACTTAGATTTATAGCACTATTGATTTCGTTATTATTCAATTTTCTGTCACCATCTTGGTCATACCCAATCTTCCAATCACCATCTGCACAGGTTTCAACAGGTATTTTTCGACAAATTTCCATGACGTATTCAGGAAAGTTTGTGCGTCGCTGTATGGGTGTGACTCCGTTCGTTAAATAGGAACCTACATAACTCTCGTCGGAATTTTTCTGATTAGGATATGGATTACCGCTACTATTTGTATCCCACCAGTCAGAACTAGTGACAAAGCTGTTGTCCCAAAAGCCATTATTCTTCCGGTTTTGAGACACCTTTTCGCGTTCTGTCGTAGCCTGCTGAGGATTATCTGGCGTAGTTTGTTGAGAGATGGGGAGTGCTGTATTATTGTTGAGATCGTAGTCTCCCTCACTGCGGAAACCATCTCTGAAAGAATTGGATAGCAGTGTTACAGTATCAGCAATAATAGTAGAAGATCGCCACGTATCGCCATCGCGATCGGGACATCCTGCTTTTCCAGGGCGACAGGCAAAATTTGGATTGAGATTTCCTAATCTCCGAGTATAAAAATTGCTCCAATTCGCTCGATCGAGTGTTTCTTGAAACTCTTCTAATTTGTTACCTAACGGTGTTTGATGAAGGTTAAAATCGCCTTTGATATATACAGGTAGATCGGAGACTAAAATCAATCCTTTTTCTTCCGGTCGATATCTATTATCAATATCGCGCGATAAGTCACTTCCATTAATTAAACGAATCCCATTAGGACGACGGGTAGGATCGAGTTTAAAATCTGTGGGACTGAGCAGCCTACTTTCAAGACGTACGATCGCAGATGTATCTGTTGAACTTTGTACTACAACTGCGTTGCGATTGATAGAATCGATCGCCGACGAATCATCGCGTAAGGCATCGTCACGGCTAGCATAAACTATACCACTATTTGGTAATAAGTAGTCGCTGTCAATCTGACTTGGATCGATTTTCTTTCGAGTAAGCCCTACGACTTTTTCTTTCTTTGGATCGCTATATGTTTCTTGAATTTCTCCCGTACTCAGATTGATGTCTGTCACCCTAATTTCTAATGGTTGACGCTGTTCTAGATCTAAGTCGTAGCGTGGATTGCGATCGCCATTGAGTCCTGAGT
This window of the Chroococcidiopsis thermalis PCC 7203 genome carries:
- a CDS encoding prepilin-type N-terminal cleavage/methylation domain-containing protein, yielding MNKITKTILHPSIFRRGAQLCAPTDRVPLGISIGDRGERGNRGFTLIELIVVVIIIGVLSAIAAPSWVAFVDGRRLSVAQDQILRSLQAAQSNARRDKVIWQVSFREHNGVAQWIVLPASTNPTAVTWQNLDAAVRIVDPIVNVNDPDGTTLEFDPTHNLWRMQFNYRGEANSPLGKIAIATRSGGQRWSCVKIATLLGAIRSASDENCLD
- the hpsB gene encoding hormogonium polysaccharide secretion pseudopilin HpsB, whose translation is MGIRGRRGTREIREMNKKRRVSAKVKSQKLKVKSRLQFPTPDSSTGAHLCAPTTPASSGFTILEALIAIAILSILMTAIAPVFVLAVGNRLQARRIELATQATKTYIAGVKAGTIAPPQHIVVLNEVDSNKNFNSQREQFVATAPPSTSGGLRCTNVTVGNSYCWNNTTSSLYCFDLDGGGCSSDSGQDLVIQAFRSASSEDRSMDKAYILGIRVYRAAGFSDLSPLVASDANTQRTQLTFSGGLGNFKTPLVETATEIAANESSINDFCDRLGCE
- the hpsC gene encoding hormogonium polysaccharide secretion pseudopilin HpsC, translating into MSHDFFDFCRAKTQRRKERKEKRRRLGCNGFTLIELLVSIVISSIVLSSLLSFMTNMLTSERREQAKSSSEQEIQLALDYISRDLQEAIYIYDADGVQAIADQLPHAREADKVPVLVFWKPTFLAQDRPVITIDGTTTTVGCLTKLPRTDACSQRDYFVYSLVIYYLIKDNNPAWSGAARIGRLEIQDGIRDSHNSRNYLTNPAPGFQLFNLSQAGSIEDKMNAWEKADTAYDLQKNPIEVLVDYVDPSPSDRTPKPLDCQNISSDAQLVPANTQLANPLQINSFYACVDASRNLAQVYLRGSALMRLEQNAVYSDSQASYFPSLNIQVKSRGTTSSKF